The Xanthomonas sp. DAR 34887 genome has a segment encoding these proteins:
- a CDS encoding CDP-alcohol phosphatidyltransferase family protein, which produces MVSIYALKGRFQDLLRPGVRGLYRLGVTANQVTVGAAAVSLLVAAWVFWRGSAQPLWYALLPAWMLLRMALNAVDGMLAREFGQQSRLGAYLNEVSDVIADAALYLSLASVPGASAGWLWALALAAALTEYAGVLGLMVGAARRYDGPMGKSDRAFAIGLLGLLLAGGWVGAKTVDGFAIVLALLCAATVVRRVAAGLREGAPR; this is translated from the coding sequence ATGGTTTCGATCTACGCCTTGAAAGGACGCTTCCAGGACCTGCTGCGGCCCGGGGTGCGCGGCCTGTACCGGCTCGGGGTGACCGCCAACCAGGTCACCGTGGGCGCGGCCGCGGTGTCGCTGCTGGTCGCCGCCTGGGTGTTCTGGCGCGGGTCGGCGCAGCCGCTGTGGTATGCGTTGCTGCCGGCGTGGATGCTGCTGCGCATGGCCCTGAACGCGGTCGACGGCATGCTGGCGCGCGAGTTCGGCCAGCAGTCCAGGCTCGGCGCCTACCTCAACGAAGTGAGCGACGTGATCGCCGATGCGGCGCTGTACCTGAGCCTGGCCAGCGTGCCCGGCGCGAGCGCGGGCTGGCTGTGGGCGCTGGCGCTGGCGGCGGCATTGACCGAGTATGCCGGGGTGCTGGGGCTGATGGTCGGCGCCGCACGGCGCTACGACGGCCCGATGGGCAAGAGCGATCGCGCCTTCGCTATCGGCCTGCTGGGGCTGCTGCTGGCCGGCGGCTGGGTCGGGGCGAAGACGGTGGACGGTTTCGCGATCGTGCTGGCGTTGCTGTGCGCGGCGACGGTCGTGCGGCGCGTCGCCGCCGGCCTGCGCGAGGGCGCGCCG
- the purH gene encoding bifunctional phosphoribosylaminoimidazolecarboxamide formyltransferase/IMP cyclohydrolase, whose product MSSDFLPVRRALLSVSDKTGLIDLARALAARNVELLSTGGTAKAIREDGLAVKDVSELTGFPEMMDGRVKTLHPLVHGGLLGRAGTDDAVMAEHGIAPIDLLVLNLYPFEAVTARADCTLAEAVENIDIGGPAMLRSAAKNFARVAVATDPAQYAELLAELEAHDGQLSAAKRFALSVAAFNRVAQYDAAISNYLSTVTDPASEVPVRAAFPAQANGTFVKVMDLRYGENPHQHAAFYRDLCPAPGSLATFQQLQGKELSYNNIADSDAAWECVRQFDAPACVIVKHANPCGVAVGAACGDAYELAYATDPTSAFGGILAFNRPLDAATAKVILDRQFVEVLIAPDYEEGALEYAKKKANVRVLRIPLAPVSGGFVDTKRVGSGLLMQSADDRVVSRDELKVVTRLAPTDAQFADLLFAWKVAKYVKSNAIVYAKDQRTVGVGAGQMSRVYSARIAGIKAADAELVVQGSVMASDAFFPFRDGIDAAAAAGIKAVIQPGGSMRDSEVIGAADEHGIAMVFTGVRHFRH is encoded by the coding sequence ATGTCCTCCGATTTCCTGCCCGTGCGCCGGGCATTGCTGTCCGTTTCCGACAAGACCGGCCTGATCGACCTGGCCCGCGCGCTGGCCGCGCGCAACGTGGAACTGCTGTCCACCGGCGGCACCGCCAAGGCGATTCGCGAGGACGGGCTGGCGGTGAAGGACGTGTCCGAGCTGACCGGTTTCCCGGAAATGATGGACGGCCGGGTCAAGACCCTGCACCCGCTGGTGCATGGCGGCCTGCTCGGCCGCGCCGGCACCGACGACGCGGTGATGGCCGAACACGGCATCGCCCCGATCGACCTGCTGGTGCTGAACCTGTATCCGTTCGAGGCGGTCACCGCCAGGGCCGACTGCACGCTCGCCGAGGCGGTGGAGAACATCGACATCGGCGGCCCGGCGATGCTGCGCTCGGCGGCGAAGAACTTCGCGCGCGTGGCGGTGGCCACCGATCCGGCGCAGTACGCCGAGCTGCTCGCCGAACTGGAGGCTCACGACGGTCAGCTGTCGGCGGCCAAGCGCTTCGCGCTGTCGGTGGCCGCGTTCAACCGCGTGGCGCAGTACGATGCGGCGATCAGCAATTACCTGTCCACGGTGACCGACCCGGCGAGCGAAGTGCCGGTGCGTGCCGCGTTCCCGGCGCAGGCCAACGGCACCTTCGTCAAGGTGATGGACCTGCGCTACGGCGAGAACCCGCACCAGCACGCCGCGTTCTACCGCGACCTGTGCCCGGCGCCGGGCTCGCTGGCCACGTTCCAGCAGCTGCAGGGCAAGGAACTGAGCTACAACAACATCGCCGACAGCGACGCGGCCTGGGAATGCGTGCGCCAGTTCGACGCGCCGGCCTGCGTCATCGTCAAGCACGCCAATCCCTGCGGCGTGGCGGTGGGCGCGGCCTGCGGCGATGCCTACGAACTCGCCTACGCGACCGACCCGACCAGCGCCTTCGGCGGCATCCTGGCCTTCAACCGCCCGCTGGATGCGGCCACCGCCAAGGTCATCCTCGACCGCCAGTTCGTCGAGGTGCTGATCGCACCGGACTACGAGGAAGGCGCGCTGGAGTACGCGAAGAAGAAGGCCAACGTGCGCGTACTGCGCATTCCATTGGCGCCGGTGTCCGGCGGCTTCGTCGACACCAAGCGCGTCGGCTCGGGCCTGTTGATGCAGAGCGCCGACGACCGCGTGGTGAGCCGCGACGAGCTGAAGGTCGTCACCCGGCTGGCGCCGACCGACGCGCAGTTCGCCGACCTGCTGTTCGCGTGGAAGGTGGCCAAGTACGTCAAGTCCAACGCCATCGTCTACGCCAAGGACCAGCGCACCGTCGGCGTCGGCGCCGGGCAGATGAGCCGGGTGTATTCGGCGCGCATCGCCGGCATCAAGGCGGCCGACGCGGAGCTGGTGGTGCAGGGCTCGGTGATGGCCTCCGATGCGTTCTTCCCGTTCCGCGACGGCATCGACGCCGCGGCAGCGGCCGGCATCAAGGCGGTGATCCAGCCCGGCGGCTCGATGCGCGACAGCGAGGTGATCGGTGCCGCCGACGAACACGGCATCGCGATGGTGTTCACCGGCGTGCGCCACTTCCGCCATTGA
- the purD gene encoding phosphoribosylamine--glycine ligase — MKILVIGAGGREHALSWKLAQSPRVSEVLVAPGNAGTATEAKCRNVAIKVDDLDGLLNLAQDEAVALTVVGPEVPLVLGVVDRFRAAGLRIFGPSARAAQLEGSKAFAKDFLARHGIPTAFYEVHTEVDAALAYVRAKGAPIVVKADGLAAGKGVIVAMTLEDAEAAVRDMLSGNAFGDAGARVVIEEFLDGEEASFISMVDGATALPMATSQDHKRVGDGDSGPNTGGMGAYSPAPVVTPEVHARVMREVVEPTVQGMIADGVPFTGFLYAGLMIDASGAPKVIEFNVRFGDPETQPVMLRLQSDLLELIEAAIDGQLHATQAQWDPRPSLGVVLAAAPYPETPVTGEVISGLEQVPAGAKVFHAGTALDGRGRVLSAGGRVLCVAALGDSVSDAQRNAYAGVAPIRWPSEFHRSDIGWRAIARERGA, encoded by the coding sequence TTGAAAATCCTCGTCATCGGCGCCGGCGGCCGCGAACACGCCCTGTCCTGGAAACTGGCCCAATCCCCGCGCGTCAGCGAAGTGCTGGTCGCCCCGGGCAATGCCGGCACCGCCACCGAAGCCAAATGCCGCAACGTGGCGATCAAGGTTGACGACCTCGACGGCCTGCTCAATCTGGCCCAGGACGAGGCGGTGGCGCTGACCGTGGTCGGACCGGAGGTGCCGCTGGTGCTGGGCGTGGTCGATCGTTTCCGCGCCGCCGGCCTGCGCATCTTCGGACCCAGCGCCAGGGCCGCGCAGCTGGAAGGCAGCAAGGCCTTCGCCAAGGACTTCCTCGCCCGCCATGGCATCCCGACCGCGTTCTACGAAGTGCATACCGAGGTCGATGCGGCACTGGCCTACGTGCGCGCCAAAGGCGCGCCGATCGTGGTCAAGGCCGACGGCCTGGCCGCGGGCAAGGGCGTGATCGTGGCGATGACCCTCGAAGACGCCGAGGCCGCGGTGCGCGACATGCTCTCCGGCAACGCCTTCGGCGATGCCGGCGCGCGCGTGGTGATCGAGGAATTCCTCGACGGCGAGGAGGCTAGCTTCATTTCCATGGTCGATGGCGCCACCGCGCTGCCGATGGCCACCAGCCAGGACCACAAGCGCGTCGGCGACGGCGACAGCGGCCCCAACACCGGCGGCATGGGCGCGTATTCGCCGGCGCCGGTGGTCACGCCCGAGGTGCACGCGCGGGTGATGCGCGAGGTGGTGGAGCCGACCGTGCAGGGCATGATCGCCGACGGCGTACCGTTCACCGGTTTCCTCTACGCCGGGCTGATGATCGACGCCAGCGGCGCGCCGAAGGTGATCGAGTTCAACGTGCGCTTCGGCGATCCGGAAACCCAGCCGGTGATGCTGCGCCTGCAGTCGGATCTGCTGGAGCTGATCGAGGCGGCGATCGACGGGCAACTGCACGCGACCCAGGCGCAGTGGGATCCGCGCCCGTCGCTGGGGGTGGTGCTGGCGGCGGCGCCGTATCCGGAAACGCCGGTCACCGGCGAGGTGATTTCCGGCCTGGAGCAGGTGCCGGCCGGCGCCAAGGTGTTCCATGCCGGCACCGCGCTGGACGGCCGGGGCCGCGTGCTCAGCGCCGGCGGCCGCGTGCTGTGCGTGGCCGCGCTGGGCGACAGCGTGTCGGACGCGCAGCGCAACGCCTATGCCGGCGTGGCGCCGATTCGCTGGCCCAGCGAATTCCATCGCAGCGACATCGGCTGGCGCGCGATCGCACGCGAACGCGGCGCGTAG
- a CDS encoding uracil-DNA glycosylase family protein gives MALDPDLRKQFRALAAQTDGIDTKVYADYAKDPLEPIIGLGRKTARLCFFGRDPGRSEVEHGEPFVGSGGQLVRKALYRHLHDDAPMPDFAASLKVGRGFFWINTVPYKPIGNKAWSMQTKRRFHPLMRRLLIEQWRGHEIVTLGREAFLWFGIDQPKDVRARLDAFWASEARFSAHTEVRLQTETGAARRFTLYPLPHPSPLNQTWFKRFPALLAARLQQLSV, from the coding sequence ATGGCACTGGATCCCGACCTCCGCAAGCAGTTCCGCGCGCTCGCCGCGCAGACCGACGGCATCGACACCAAGGTCTACGCGGACTACGCCAAGGACCCGCTCGAGCCGATCATCGGACTCGGCCGCAAGACCGCACGGCTGTGCTTCTTCGGCCGCGATCCGGGCCGTAGCGAAGTCGAACACGGCGAACCCTTCGTCGGCAGCGGCGGGCAACTGGTGCGCAAGGCGCTGTACCGGCACCTGCACGACGACGCACCGATGCCGGATTTCGCGGCCTCGCTCAAGGTCGGCCGCGGCTTCTTCTGGATCAATACCGTGCCGTACAAGCCGATCGGCAACAAGGCCTGGTCGATGCAGACGAAGCGGCGTTTCCATCCGCTGATGCGGCGCCTGCTGATCGAACAATGGCGCGGCCATGAGATCGTCACCCTTGGCCGCGAAGCCTTCCTGTGGTTCGGCATCGACCAGCCCAAGGACGTGCGCGCGCGACTGGACGCGTTCTGGGCCAGCGAAGCGCGCTTCAGCGCGCACACCGAAGTCCGCCTGCAGACCGAGACCGGCGCGGCGCGGCGCTTCACGCTGTATCCGCTGCCGCATCCCTCGCCGCTCAACCAGACCTGGTTCAAGCGTTTCCCGGCGCTGCTCGCCGCGCGCTTGCAGCAACTGTCGGTGTGA